The genomic region CCCTTATACTATCCACGGTCAGGACGGCATTATTGATGAACAGGGCTACGTACAGAATGACCGCACCGTCGACACGCTGCTCAAGCAAGCACTCTCTCATGCTGAAGCCGGTGCTGATGTCGTAGCGCCTTCCGATATGATGGATGGCCGTATTGGCGCCATCCGCCAGGTGCTAGAGCAGGAGCACCTGCATAATGTGCGCATTATGGCCTACAGCGCCAAATATGCCTCACACTACTACGGGCCCTTCCGTGATGCTGTTGGCTCTGCTGCCAACCTGGGCAAAGCAGATAAACGCACGTACCAGATGGATCCTGCCAACAGCGATGAGGCACTCCATGAAGTTGCCATGGATATTGCTGAAGGTGCTGACATGGTCATGGTCAAGCCCGGCATGCCTTACCTAGATGTAGTACGTCGCGTCAAAAGTGAGCTGCAAGTGCCTACATTTGCCTATCAGGTGAGCGGTGAGTACGCGATGCATCGCGCCGCTTTCGATAACGGCTGGTTAGAGGCAGAGCCCGTGATACTTGAATCGCTGATGTGCTTTAAGCGCGCGGGTGCCGACGGCATTTTAACTTACTTCGCCCTTGAAGCTGCCAGACTGCTTCAGCGTTAGCCCCTACCGTTTCGTTGTTACGCTGCCAAGATGACAAACAGGTGACACTTGTTTGTCATCTTCTTTCTGCATACTGCCGCTCATCAGCATTATCACGCTATGCTTAAAAACAAGTCATTGATGCGGGGCAGCCATGGACAATCAATCTTCAGACTCAACGCCATTAGCACTAAGCGATTCGTACAGTGGCGAAGGGGAAAATTTGCCACTGCGCATCAACCGAACGCTTACCGGCATACAGGCACGCGAGGCCCATTCAGAAACGAACCTGGACGACCCGCAGCTCTACTTCAACCGCGAACTCTCACACCTACAGTTTAATATTCGGGTATTAGAGCAAGCGTTAGATGATGCCCACCCCATTCTTAACCGCCTGATGTTTTTGCTGATTTTCTCATCCAATATGGATGAGTTTTTTGAAATTCGCGTGGCCGGCCTAAAGCATCAGCTAGCACTGGGTGACGACACCACCGCTGCTGACGGCCGTCTGCCCAAGGCTGTGCTCGCTGAAATCTCCGAGACGGCCCATCAGCAAATTGAGCGCCAGTACCACATCTTAAACGAGACGCTGCTGCCAGCGCTTGAGGCCCAGGGACTACGTTTTCGCCGCCGAGATCAGTGGACAGAGGCTCAAAAGGAGTGGGTTCGCGAATTTTTCGAGCGTGAAATTATGCCGGTGATTAGTCCTATCGGCTTAGACCCCTCTCACCCCTTTCCCCGCTTAGTGAACAAAAGCCTAAATTTTATCGTAGAGCTAGAGGGCAAAGATGCGTTTGGTCGCGCAGGGGGCATGGCCATCCTGCCCGCCCCGCGTTCACTGCCTCGGCTCATGGCGCTACCTAAAGAGCTCAGTGCAGAGGGCTTTTCAGAGTATGTGTTTTTATCCTCCATGATACACGCCCACGCTGAGGAGCTTTTCCCTGGCATGCGCGTACGTGGCTGTTACCAGTTCCGGCTGACGCGCAATGCGGATATGACCGTTGACCCGGAAGAAGTCTCTGACCTTGCCTCGGCGCTGCGCGGTGAGCTCTTGGCCCGGCGTTACGGTAACGGCGTTCGTTTAGAAGTGGCCGATAACTGCCCTGATGATCTAAGCAGTTTTTTACTGCGTCAGTTTGAGCTGGAACCCAGCGACCTTTACCGCGTACAAGGCCCCGTTAACTTAACCCGTATGATGGCAGTGCTAGGCGATGTAGACCGTCCGGAACTGCTGTATCGGCCCTTTACACCCAGCGTACCGAAAGTGCTCAAAGGCGGCAGCCTGTTTAACGCGATCGCTAAAAGCGATATTTTACTGCATCACCCGTTTCAAGCTTTTTCACCGATTGAAGATCTGCTGCGCGAAGCTGCCAGAGACCCTGATGTGCTAGCCATCAAGCAAACGCTTTACCGCACAGGGGCGGACTCCTCTATTGTTAATGCCTTGGTAGACGCCGCCAGTCACGGTAAGGAAGTGACGGTCGTTATAGAGCTGCGGGCGCGCTTTGACGAGGCGGACAATCTTCAGCTAGCAGCAAGGCTACAAGAAGCTGGAGCCATTGTGATTTACGGCATTATGGCCTATAAAACTCACGCCAAAATGCTGCATATCGTACGCCGAGAAAAAAACGAGCTACGCTACTACGCTCACTTAGGAACCGGTAACTACCACGCTAAAACCGCCAAACTGTATACCGACTACAGCCTGCTCACTTCGAACACAGCGCTGTGCGCCGACGTGCACAAAGTCTTTCAGCAGCTTTCCGGTATGGGCCGCGCGCGCAAAATCGACACCCTGCTCCACGCACCGTTTACGCTGCATGAGCGTTTGATAGAAATGATCGAACGAGAAGCCCTGTTAGCTCGCAAAGGGAAACGCGGGCATATCATTATCAAATGCAATTCATTGACAGAGCCTAAGCTGATTAAAGCACTGTACCGCGCGTCCCAGGCAGGCGTGGAGTGCGACCTGATTATTCGTGGGATGTGCTGCCTTAAACCAGGCATTGAAGGTGTTTCAGAGAATATCCGCGTGCGTTCTATTATTGGCCGCTTTTTGGAGCACACCCGCGTATTCCACTTCCACAACGACGGCAAGTCAGAAACCTGGTGCTCAAGCGCTGATTTTATGTCGCGCAATATGTTCCACCGAGTTGAAACCTGCTTCCCGCTGCTGGATAAGAAGCTTGCTAACCGGGTCCGCAAAGATCTTGAAACCTATCTAGTAGATAACTGCCAAAGCTGGCTGCTGCAAAGTGACGGCAGCTATCAGCTACAAAGCCCTGGCAACAGCGACGCCATTAGCGCTCAGGAAACACTGCTTTACGCCTACGCGTCAAAAAGCTAGCTCTATATCCACAAACCCCATCAAAAACCCCCGCTGCCTAGTGCAGCGGGGTAATGCATCAACACTCACTCTTCACCAATGCTCGCTCTTTACGCGTAGCGCTGTCTTAATATCTTGGCGGCCTCTACCATGTTTGCCAAAGCCGGCTCTACTTCTGCCCACCCACGGGTTTTTAAACCGCAGTCGGGATTCACCCACAGCCGTTCAGCGGGGACCTTTTCCAACGCTTTCTCCATTAAATCAACCATCCAGCTTACTTCAGGAGTGTTCGGGGTATGAATATCATACACACCCGGCCCAATTTCGTTTGGATACGCAAAATCCTGGAACGCATTCAATAACTGCATATCTGAGCGAGAGGTTTCAATGGTGATCACATCAGCGTCGAGAGCCGCAATCGCACCGATGATGTCATTGAACTCCGAATAGCACATATGGGTGTGAATCTGTGTGCTATCGGCGACGCCCGCAGCGCTGAGCTGAAAACTTTCGACCGCCCAATCCAGGTACCCTTGCCATTCGTGCTGCCGCAGCGGTAACCCTTCACGCAGCGCGGGCTCGTCGATTTGAATCACTTGAATACCGGCTTTTTCCAAATCCACCACCTCATCGCGTAGCGCCAGAGCAATTTGACGGCAGGTGGTGGCACGAGGCTGGTCATCACGCACAAAGGACCACTGCAGAATCGTCACCGGCCCGGTTAGCATGCCTTTCATCGGCTTTTGGGTCAGGGTCTGGGCGAACTCGCTCCAGCGTACGGTCATCGGCGTCGGACGCGTGACGTCACCAAAAATAATCGGCGGCTTAACACAGCGGGTACCGTAACTTTGCACCCAACCAAAGCGGGTAAAGGCAAAGCCCTCTAGCTGCTCACCAAAATACTCCACCATGTCATTACGCTCGGCTTCGCCGTGCACCGGCACATCCAGCCCTAACGCCTCCTGCCGCTCAACGGCGTAGACGATCTCTTCACGCATACGCGCTTCGTAGTCAGCTTGGCCAAGCTCACCTGCTTTAAACGCCCGTCGTGCCGCGCGAATATCATTGGTTTGTGGAAAAGAGCCAATCGTGGTGGTGGGAAATAGCGGCAGAGAAAGCGAACGACGCTGAGCCACAGCGCGCTGCGCGTACGGCGAACGGCGCTGACTATCGTGATCGGTAATCGCTGCTAGGCGCTGGCTAACCGCCGGCTGGTGAATGCGCGAGGACTCCCGGCGGGCATCTAAGGCACGTGTTGCTTCGCTCACCCTCTGCTCGTCTACGGCGGTGGCACGATTGTCGACGAGGCGTGCCAGCGTGACGACCTCATCCAGTTTTTGTCGGGCAAAGGCCAGCCAGCTCACCAAGTCGCTATCCAGCTCGGTTTCTTGGTTCAGATCTACCGGCACATGGAGCAGTGAGCAACTGGGCGCTAGCCATAAACGCTGCCCAAGTCGGACTTTGAGCGGCAATAAACGCTCACGCAACGCGGCTAAGTCAGCGCGCCAAATATTACGTCCATCCACAAAACCAATGGAGAGCACCTGATGGGGGCTTAAACGGTCAATGACGCTCTCAACCTGCTGGGGCGCACGCACCGCATCAATATGC from Halomonas sp. 7T harbors:
- the hemB gene encoding porphobilinogen synthase, which translates into the protein MSTPSPRHFPATRMRRMRRNDFSRRLMQETTLTPADLILPVFVLEGENQREAVASMPGVERLSIDLLIEQACEAHALGIPALALFPVVGKEQKSELAEEAYNANGLVQRCVRALKEALPELGIITDVALDPYTIHGQDGIIDEQGYVQNDRTVDTLLKQALSHAEAGADVVAPSDMMDGRIGAIRQVLEQEHLHNVRIMAYSAKYASHYYGPFRDAVGSAANLGKADKRTYQMDPANSDEALHEVAMDIAEGADMVMVKPGMPYLDVVRRVKSELQVPTFAYQVSGEYAMHRAAFDNGWLEAEPVILESLMCFKRAGADGILTYFALEAARLLQR
- the metE gene encoding 5-methyltetrahydropteroyltriglutamate--homocysteine S-methyltransferase — translated: MTVSHILGYPRIGAQRELKKVTEAYWSGSVTREELEAAGKTLRLQHWQTQQDAGLDVVSVGDFAFYDQVLNVSVMLGAVPRRFSAQQEISAGDIALDTAFRMARGRAPSGEPAAACEMTKYFDTNYHYLVPELHEGQSFTLASKRLFDEVDEALQAGFTPKVTLTGPLTWLWLGKTKGSDFDRLTLLDRVLDVYSDILARLATQGIEWVQLDEPALVQDLPLAWQQAFERAYHRLQSAPVKILVATYFGALGDNLSLATRLPVAGLHIDAVRAPQQVESVIDRLSPHQVLSIGFVDGRNIWRADLAALRERLLPLKVRLGQRLWLAPSCSLLHVPVDLNQETELDSDLVSWLAFARQKLDEVVTLARLVDNRATAVDEQRVSEATRALDARRESSRIHQPAVSQRLAAITDHDSQRRSPYAQRAVAQRRSLSLPLFPTTTIGSFPQTNDIRAARRAFKAGELGQADYEARMREEIVYAVERQEALGLDVPVHGEAERNDMVEYFGEQLEGFAFTRFGWVQSYGTRCVKPPIIFGDVTRPTPMTVRWSEFAQTLTQKPMKGMLTGPVTILQWSFVRDDQPRATTCRQIALALRDEVVDLEKAGIQVIQIDEPALREGLPLRQHEWQGYLDWAVESFQLSAAGVADSTQIHTHMCYSEFNDIIGAIAALDADVITIETSRSDMQLLNAFQDFAYPNEIGPGVYDIHTPNTPEVSWMVDLMEKALEKVPAERLWVNPDCGLKTRGWAEVEPALANMVEAAKILRQRYA
- the ppk1 gene encoding polyphosphate kinase 1, whose protein sequence is MDNQSSDSTPLALSDSYSGEGENLPLRINRTLTGIQAREAHSETNLDDPQLYFNRELSHLQFNIRVLEQALDDAHPILNRLMFLLIFSSNMDEFFEIRVAGLKHQLALGDDTTAADGRLPKAVLAEISETAHQQIERQYHILNETLLPALEAQGLRFRRRDQWTEAQKEWVREFFEREIMPVISPIGLDPSHPFPRLVNKSLNFIVELEGKDAFGRAGGMAILPAPRSLPRLMALPKELSAEGFSEYVFLSSMIHAHAEELFPGMRVRGCYQFRLTRNADMTVDPEEVSDLASALRGELLARRYGNGVRLEVADNCPDDLSSFLLRQFELEPSDLYRVQGPVNLTRMMAVLGDVDRPELLYRPFTPSVPKVLKGGSLFNAIAKSDILLHHPFQAFSPIEDLLREAARDPDVLAIKQTLYRTGADSSIVNALVDAASHGKEVTVVIELRARFDEADNLQLAARLQEAGAIVIYGIMAYKTHAKMLHIVRREKNELRYYAHLGTGNYHAKTAKLYTDYSLLTSNTALCADVHKVFQQLSGMGRARKIDTLLHAPFTLHERLIEMIEREALLARKGKRGHIIIKCNSLTEPKLIKALYRASQAGVECDLIIRGMCCLKPGIEGVSENIRVRSIIGRFLEHTRVFHFHNDGKSETWCSSADFMSRNMFHRVETCFPLLDKKLANRVRKDLETYLVDNCQSWLLQSDGSYQLQSPGNSDAISAQETLLYAYASKS